CATTTTAATGCTCTTCGAGGCTTCTTTTGCTGTGCAGCTGGTGACAGAGGGAAAGGAACACGAGAATCCCCAAATGCAATGGTTCTTCTCTTCCAAGCTCTAAATGCTTTCTTAGGCGTTAAGAGCATCCTTGGGCTTGGCAGCGCTGCCTGGACCATGCAGCCTGACCTGGCTGATGCATAGGGAAGGGTTTGATGGAGTCACACTTAGAGGAAAATCCATTGTAAATATTGGAAAGAAACTGCCTGAAAGCTTCGTTTTCTGTTTCCTGGGCCTTAGGTTTGGGGCTTGGTTTCGTTGCATTAGTGCAGAACGAGTGGGAGCAAGGAGTGAAAGTCAGACAGTGAATCAGTGCCAGCGAGGAAAACCTTTGCGAAGCTCCTGCTGTTGGGAATGGTTTCTGGGCTCTGGAAAAACCAAGATCAGAAACACAGACGCGCTCTAAGGCAGCTGAAGGCTTCTTTAAGTGAAGTTCTTACTGGTGTAGGTCTTCCCTCCCTGCGCCTGCCTCCACACAACATAGGCTTTGATAGGTTCGGAACTTTCTTGTTTGGGGAGAATTTAGGTTAtgaggttggttttttttttttctttctgcttttggttttcttttggtcgtttttaattccttttattttctattgtaGCTCTTTTTGGTTTCATTTGGATGGAATCGGTGTGATCCTGTGAAATGTGTATGCTCCCGAGGGCACGGACGTATTTCAGCATCCTCCTAATGCGCTGGGCTCGGGCTGTGCCGTGCCAAGTCTTTCCCAGTCAAAGGGCTGGATTTGGCTATGGATTTGCTCTGGGAGCAGTGGGAATTAGTAGTGCTTGAGCTCAGGAGGCTTTGATGTGCTGGTTGGAGGCAGATGGCCATGGGCCCGGTATCTGGTGCTTGGCAGTAACTACTCAAGGCTAGAATGGATTTGGGATGCCCGATGGTGGCTTTGTGTTGGGCAGGAGAGAGCTGCGTCCCCGTTGGGTTGAATCagctttttccttgttttgtttgtgttctggTTTGAATTTCATGTCTTTTTGTTAACTCGGTGGTGATGGGGGAGGAGGTGCAGAGCGGAGCAAAACCAGCCCAAGGCTCTGGAATCAGGAGTTTCAGTATGGAGACCGTGCAGGTGCTGCGAGCTGGGGAACACACACGTGCAAACTACCTCAGAGCTGATGGGAGGCCCTGAGGGATGGACGGGGGGTCCCTCATTGCCCCTGTGGCAGGATCTGGCCTCCAGCACCCCCGAGCTCAGCAGAGACCCTCCTGGCTGGTGGGGAGGTGGTTTTGGTGTCCTGGCTGGTGGGGAGAGCTGCGTGGTGGAAGAGGAGAGCGGATGAGGAAGGCTCTGCAGGATGCTGGGATGTGGTGGGGTGGAGCCGTGGCTGAGTTGGCCCCCTTGAAAAGTCAACCCTGGGTTGACTTGGGTGTGAGGTTGATCCCTGCTGCTTTACTGTGCATTACAGGATTCCTTAGTTGTCTGAACACCTCCGATTGGTggtggtgggatgctctgctggcCCACGGCAGCGGGATGCTCTGCTGGACTATGGcagtgggatgctctgctggcccacagcagcagcctgtccCCACTCATGTGGCAGAGCAGTGGGTTATGAACTGTGGAAAGCATTCGGGTGCTGCAGATCAGCATGAGCTGACACCGAAAGggattatttttgctttcaaaccCCCCAATTTAGTTAATAATTTCAGCCCCAGGAGTCAGAATGTACAACAGGACTGAAGCCATTTGGTTTTGGACCAGTTTGGGAAATGGGCTTGGTAAAGCAGCACCAAATCCAATGGGAAAGAGTTTGCTGATGTTTTGGAGTGGGGAAGGGCTGATCTGGAGCATGGCTCCGGCAGGACGGAAGGCAGGGAATGGCACTGGGCTTGCCAGGCTCTCCCATCGCTGTTGGCAGATCATCCTGGAAAATCATTAGGATTGACTGGAATCAGGGCAGAAAGTGATCCTTCACGTGGCTGTACTCGGTGTGAGTGCTCGCTACCCAGCAGTTAATCCCGTTGGTCCATTCAAAGCGCATCTGGATTCATCTTGGGATCAAATTCCTTCAGGAGGAAAACTTGTCCCAAACCCATGCCCCCCCCCGTGCCACTGCCACCTCCTGCGGCCCAATTGATTTTAGGGTGGCTCCAGAGGGAGCCTGAGCTATTCCTGAGAGCCCCAAGGGGCCGGTGCCCATGGAGCCCCTCAGCTTCACCTCCCATCAAACCTGGGGGGCACGACCTTATATATAACcaattcatttttgttttatctACCTCTTAGCGACAATAGATGGAAACCTAGGTAGTGGCAACTCCACAGGCTGTagtttaggggaaaaaaagtaaaaagcaaaaaaaaaaaaaaaaaaaaaaaagaaaaaactactctctttttccaaagaaaaatgttctttaagAATAGAATTTATgggctttctttttcacttgaaaGTGGTCGTTAGTTGTAAAAGCTCCAGACCTCAGCAGTCCAAAATGTTGGGTTGTGACTGATGTTCTTTTGAATGCTCAATCTTCCATgacctccttttttcctttagaacGTGGCTATTTCCTTCTTCCATAGCAGTACTTCCATAGCAGTGCGCTTCCATCCTGCCCGCTTCCCCAGCCCGGTCCAAGCCTGGCTTTTGCTGTTGGAATCGCAGGCGATGGGatggttttccttctctttccagtgGCTTGGTGGGGTTGGTGGCAGCGTGAGGCGGGGATGGAGCTGAACTGGGAGTGCTGCATCACTCTGCATCACTGGGAGCACCCATTCCTCATCCAGCAGCCGGGTGCACCCAAGggtgctgctcctcctggcagCTGCCCCAGTGCAACTTGAGGCTATTCCGAAGCTCGATTGTGCTTTCCTGTGTTGAGAAttggtttttcctcttttcagctgatttcttttctccccttccctctcctcttttcctcttctcatcCGTGTTCTTGCCTTGGCCCCTCGCGTGAGGCAGTTTGTTGGCTTGGATGTGGAGTTGGGGTTTTGGATGGACGTGGGCTCCGTTGCTCTTCCAGCGAGGTTGTTTTTACtccttggtttggtttctttttttgccacCAACCGCTTCACTCCACTGTTTCATTGagaaataaagaggaaagaaagacaaatgagcaaaaaaaaaacccctccacaACGTGTTTGTGTGCGTTTGTACGGGGGTaggggatggagaaggggaaaTAAAGGGGGGGATAGAGGAAGGAATAGAGGATTACGGGAGGAAATAGGAACTAGAGGAATAAAGGAAGGCTAGAGGAAAAATAGAGATATAAAGGGGGGATGGAGGACAAAGAGGAAATGAATGGAgggaaataggaaaataaagggggaaatggaggaaaatagagaaataaagggggaatggggaggaaaggagaaattaagggggaatggaggaaaataaagtggGAAATGGAGGGGAAAATGGAGAAATAGAGGACATGAAGGAGAAATAGTagggaaatggaggaaaaatcaagaaataaaggggaaaacagggaaatggaagaaaagtagAGAATTAAAGGGGAAATGGGGGGGAATAGGGAAAAATTGAtaaagaaggaaatggagaggaagaggggggaataggaaaaaaatgataaagaggaaataaagcgggaatagaggaaaaataaaggagaaatagAGGAAAACCCAAATAAACGGTGCAAATGATGACGACTGAGTGCAGGCGGCAGCGGTGAAGCTCGGAAGCATCCCAGAGGATGCTCCAAACTGTCCTCGGTGCCGGTAGCACCCATAAAGGGGCCGATATCGTGATTTAACGGGGTTTTAAGGACTAATTGAGATCATTTCCTACCCCGGAGGTGATGGGAGGGGGGGTGAGGCTGCGTCCTGGATGTGCAGCAGCCTCCGGACCCCTCCCGGGTGGCTCAAGGGCACCGAGAGCGACCGGTCGGTCGCTCTCGGTGCCCTTGAGCCGCCCGGAGGGGTCCGGGGGCTGCCCGCTGCGGGGAACGGGCGCTGCCGGTACCGGAGCGAGAAGGCAGGGATAGGAAGCAAAATCCCATCGCCGCAAGAACGGGATAACGGGAGCGAGCATCCCGGCGGCGTCGGGCACCGGGGTACAGTGAGAGCGCAGCGATACCCACGCTACGCAGCGGTCCCATGGTGTAATGGTTAGCACTCTGGACTTTGAATCCAGCGATCCGAGTTCAAATCTCGGTGGGACCTCGCGTTCTTTTTGCCTCTCTCCGCCGCCGTTCCGGTAACGCAACGGAGGCGGACGTGAAGCGGGCAGGGGCGGGCCGGCAAACGGGAGACAACCGGGGGCACCCAACCCACCCCCGGCACCCGTCGGGCTCCATTTTGTGCGGGGGAGCCGCTTCTTGACTGCGCATGCGCAGGAGAGGCGGGCTGGTGCTGAGGGCGGGGCGCGCTTGCCTAGCTCTGAGCGCTGATTGGCTTTGCGGGCTGTCACTCCCACTCTCCGCGCTGCTATTGGCTGAAAGCGCCCTCCGCCCCGCCTCCCCCCCGCTGTCGGTGGAGCTACGCCGCATTAGTGCGCAGGAGCTCGGTGGGTGCGGGTCTGGGTTGCACGTAGTGAGGGGCCTCGGCCCGGCCGTAAGCCGCCGTTGGGGGCGGAAGCGTCCCGAATCCCTTCAGCAGCGGCTTAGCGGCTCTGACGCACGTTTCCAGCCGTTTAACGTCGATTAACGGGTCAGTCCCCGCAGGAGACCCGGCCGCGTCCCGGTTATCGgccctgcagcccaggcagcGCCGCTCTGGCGCTCCGCGGGGCCCGGTGGAGCCGCTCTCCCCCCCTGCCCCGTGCCGCCGCAGGAAAGAGAGGCCGCGGTGGAGCTGTCGGGTTTATTTAGCGCCTGCAGGAAGGAACAAAACCACCTCGCTTCGGTCGGTTTTGGCTAGGGAGGTAGGTGCGTGCCGGAGCTGCCGCAGGGAGCGGTGGGGAGGAAAAGCCTCTTCCCTGTGTCAGTCCCCACAAGGGAGCCCCCATCCTGGGGCGTTACTGGGGCTGAAGGGGTCCCGTAGGCGGTGCTGAGCAGGGTTGGCCCCGGATGGGCGCAGGCCGTGGCCCAGCAGGCAGGAAAACGCTGCTCCAAGTGGGGTTGACACCAGTTTCCCTTcaagcacagcactgagctggGGGCCAGGCTCATCTCCATGTGCTCCTGGAGCCTCAGCACCGCGGTCCACCCGCACCCATCCCAACAGGTACCGGCTGCACCACCACCCCTTCCCGAGCAGCGGATGAAAGAGCTTTGCTCCTGCCCTGAGCTCGCAGCCTTTGTCTTTGCTGGGTCTGAATCTGCCGCGGGATGTGTGGAGCTGAGCGGGTCTGGGCTCTGAGGGCGGCGGTGCTGTCAGAGGTGGGCTGGCGTGAGGCAGAAGTGGGACAGGACCTGAGGGGCCCTCAGAAATCAAAGgaactgcaaataaaaagagCTGAAATAATAAGATTGGGCAAGTTTTGGAGTGTTTTCCCCAAAGAGCGCACGCAGCTGTGATGGAcgaggaaaagaaaaccccaaacagccccaaaacttCCCCAAAGCATCACCCTCCCGAACACAGAAGCTGGCTTATTTCTATGAAGCAGGGGATGAGATTTGCGCTTGGGAGCAGGGGGATCCGAGCCTGGCACTGCTGCCTTAGGGCTCGCCGGGTCCTGCCCTGCTTGCTCCAAGGAGCTGCTGCACCCAGCCTGCTCCAAGTCCTCCCCATCGCGGCTGGGCCACGGTGCGATggggccctgcagcccctctgccccTCTCGGGGGCcggtggtggcagcagcagggagcagtgggAAGCAGGGGCAGTGCTCAGAGCCCCATGTGTGCAGGCAGGACCCGGCCTTGCGTTCCGATGGCTGCCGGGGGGTTTCCAGGGGAGGAAGCGAGAGTGAGCGGTGGGGTTTGACCTCGGAGCAGTGGGAATCACCCCTCCTGTGCCTGATGCACGGAGAGGAACTGACTTGGGCACGGTTCTGCTGCAGCAAGCGGGGCTCAGCTCCGGGCCTGGGCTGCTTGAACCCAGCTCCGTGGTTTCGGTCGAGcccagggtgctgctgcctgttCCCAATGCAGAAGTTTTGCCTGCAGGCAGCCGGGTGCAGCTGAGCTCTGGGAGCACGAGGGCCGGCGCCGTGCTGGCTGCTGAACCTCATCTCCGTGCCAGTGGGGTAATGGGGGGGGTTCTTCTTTggtttgctgcttttgctggcCCTTAGGTGCACTACGCTTGGGTTCTGGCCTCCCCCATGCCGAGGGCAGACTACAGGGAAAGCAGGATTGGACAGTCTTGGCTTGCAcatgggagcatccctgtgcccAGCGGTGACAGCAGCAGCGGGGTCAGCTTATTGTGCAGCCACCCTTCTCCTTAAAGGGGTTCTTGTCCTCGGGGACTCCTTTCAGCAGCGGGTCCTCTCCTGCCATGGACTCGATGTACTCCTTGAGCTCTTTGCCTGTCTTGGAGATCTGCCAAGGAAGGAGACATTCCATGGGAGTTACGGGATCAAATCCTcatggcagagctgcctgcacacCCAGTTGTGCTGGCAGGAGAGGGGAACCGTGCCCATGAGCATCCCACCCAGCGTGGGGTGTCCTCGGGAGCATCCCCCCGGTGCTGGGGCACCTCTTGGGGTGTGAGGACACAGGGCTAAGCCCAGTGGGGGCTGTTTGCCTTGAGGGGAGGTGTGAGTGCCCGTGCTGCTGCCTCAATTGCAGGGGTTGTGGCTCTTTTCCCTTGCAGCACAGTCAGGGAACGGCCCCGTTGTGTTTTGGTTCAGGACTCACCATCTGCCTCTCGTTCTTCACCTCCTTCTTCAGCTGATCCAGCTCcatcttcagcagctccttctctgTCATGTCCTGAGCCATTCTGCCCTGTAAGCACGAGGAAACGGCTCATTAGGGTAGAGCTGGGCTTCTCCTAAGGCACATCAGGACCACTGCTTCAGCCCCACTGGTATTGCAAACACCTCTGATGTCTCAGCTCCTCCCACggggagagctgggctgatgctaaaggaaaaccttcgtaaggTTTTAAAGGCAGGAGGCACCTTTCAAAGCCCTTCTCGTATCGTCTGCTGTAACCAGATTGCCATTGCCTGGCCTCAGCAGGCACAGGGTGACTGATGCAGTTGGAGGGCAGCAGAGGAGGACCCAGCCTGGGTTCTGAAGAGCTCTTTGCTACCGCAGAGGTTTCCCCAAGCCTTGAGGTGAGTGCTTGAGTGAGGCTGAGCCTGGAAAAAGGCTGCAGCCTTTGGGCTGTCAGAGCAGGAGCCTCGTAAGAGAACCTGGATGCCAGGTTTCAAACCAGACCTTCCTGGTCCATGCTTCCCCCCCAGATAATGCTGAGTATGGCCCCTTCCTTGCTCTGAACTTGCCTGTTTGCATCCAGAGGCGTTGCTGGCTGCTCCTGGAAGATTTTGGGGCCATGGGGTTTGGAAGAGCCCACCCAAGGGCTGTGTGAGATCCCTGCACAAGCTGCCCTGGCCTGGGATCTGTTCCCATCTTAGAACTGGGCTTTAAACCCGGTGTGTCCCAGACCCTGTTGGCTTTGTGTGGCTGCTCATGGCCGCTCCTCTCCCCATCCATGCCCCAGGAGGGGCACGTAGCAGAGCATAAGCAAGAGCCACGGCAGAGCCGTGCTGCTGACCTAAACCGGGGGGACCCCACAATGCGATGTGTGCCTGGGGGAGCAGAGTCACTCACCTCTGGGGATGAGGGGCTGCCCCTCTCAGCAGTGGAGATGCTCAGAGACCCATCCAAGGGGAGATGCCGTTGGCTGCGGTCTTGCTCTCCTGCTCCAGGCTTGAGGACTCCTTCAGCTCTGcgggagggtgctggggagcagatGTCTTTGGTCCTTAAGCTGATAATAGACTCAGGAGAATAAGCTGGTCAGGTGTTGGGCATTAGCCTCAAAGCCCAGGGTAATCAGTGGTGGGGCTGCGGGGAGGGtgaggatggaggaggaagcagcctttgaacccctgccatgggtgtCTTtgccatagaatcccagaatcccagcctggtttgggttgaaggagccctaaagctcctccagctccagcccctgccacgggcagggaccccttccactggagcagcttgctccaagcccctgtgtccaacctggccttgagcactgccagggatggggcctCCTGCGCTGCCTGGGGCACAGGGAATGGGAGCAGCTTTCCCTGAGTTgagaaggggaggaagaggagaggagccGGGGCCAGGGGGCCTCGCTGGGGGCCGGGAGCAGCTCTGGGTCCTCCAGGGTGTGAGGAGCCGGAGGAAATTCATCATttccctgctccctgtgctggtgGGGCCGCAGGCTCAGGAAGGGCCGAGCCCTGACATGGGCTTTGCTCCTGTCTGGCGGGTGCAGAGGCGCTGGGGCTGAGGACAGAGCAGGGGAGGCCCCAAGGAAGCACCTGCGGGAGGAGAGGGATCTCCAAGCACCGGGGAAGTGGGAATTTCCTGCCCGGCCTCTCCCAGGGACCAGAGCTGCGGGCAGCAAAGGGCTCCCTGCGCCGGGCGCTTCACCGGGGGCTTCACTGGGGGCACTCGGCACATCCCCGCGGGCCTGGCGTGGTGCTGAGCGGGGGCTTTGGCTGCGTCTCCTGCCTGGCTGGTGGGGGCGGACGGGGGGGGCATGGCCCTGCCTGGCTGAGCCCCGCAGCAGCAGCGCACGGACCCGGGGGTCAGGGTGGGTTTGGGTCCGGGACTCACGACCTTTGCCGCTGCCGTGAGCCCCGCACGTCCCTCGTGGGGCTGAGGCTTCCTCCCCAGCTCTCTGCCATGTGACGGGGCCGGGGTGGGCCCCAGGCCCCGGGGGTGCCCCTCGGGCCCCTGCGTCAGCGCGGCCGCGAGCTTCAAAGCAGGGCGCTGGGGAGGAAGTGGGCGCAGAGCCCGCACCATGgcggagctggagcagctgcagcgGCGCATCCCGTcggggcaggaggtgctgcgcCAGCACCACTGCAACCTCCAAAGGGTGGCCGAGTACTGCGAGAGCAACTACGTGCAGGTGAGGGGCCGGGTGAGCCCGGGGGCTGGCGCTGGGGTGGTGCCGGCGGCACCGGAGGGCTCGGTGGTCTCCGGGCGGTGAGGGGAAGGCTCTGCCGCTGCGGATGGAACCCGAGCGACCCTTACCCAGCGCATGGCGCTGCTGCCTGGGGGTCTCTTGTGCCTCCGTTTCCCCTCTTGCTCCGTAGAGGGTTTTGTGCTCAGCTCCCAGAGTGGGTCTGGGATGAAGGGAACCATCCCCCTGTGACACCAACCCCGCTGGCCCCAGGGGGCTGGGGGTGCCTCTTGGCAGCGTGGAGGTGAACCGGGTGCTTGTGCGCACAGAGCACGCGTGAAGCGCTGCCACCGCCAGCAtcccccctccttcctggccCCCTCTGCGGGAAGGATGGGGACCTTTGGGGTGAAACAGGCTCAAGGCAGACCCTGCGGCTGCTCCCGAGGGGTTGGAGTTACCGGAGTGGAGCTGAAGGGGAAGCGTGGTGAGACCcggaggagctgtggctgccccatccctggcagtgctcaaggccaggttggacacaggggcttggagcaagctgctccagtggaaggggtccctgcccgtggcaggcgttggagctggatgggctttaaggccccttccaccCCAGCCCATTCTAACGGGGGTTCTGAGCCGCCATCCCCATGGTGCTGGTGGCGCCTGGGGCTGTCCCCAAGGGAGCGGtaccaaagcagcagcatcgcGGGGAGGCACCAGCGGATCCCTGGTGCTGGGGAGGCCGGGGGAAGTTCGATGCAtttggaaagcagaaggaagggaCCTTGTGGGCTCCACGTGGAGGTCCCCGGGCCCGTCCCaccccctgtgcccccccctTGCAGGCGAGCGACCAGCGGCAGGCGCTGGAGGAGACGATGGCGCTGAGCGCGCAGTCCCTGGCCAGCGTCAGCTACCAGGTGAGCAGCTTGGCCAGCGCCTTCCTGCGGCTGCTGGACCTGCGGGCGGCCGAGCTGCGCAAGGTGGAGGCCGACATCAACTGCGTGGCCCAGGTTGGACCCGTCGGTGCTGGGGGCTGTCGGAAAGGGGGGGTTTGGGCAGCTCAGAGGGGACAAAGACCCCCCCCAAGTCATGCAGAGCCCCTCACCCCCGCCTGCAGCATCACCTGGCAGTGGAGATGCGGGACCATGTCCTTGGTGGTCCCGCAACGTGTCAGGGGGGCTGAGTCCATCTGGGGCTGGGTCATTGGTCTCTGGTCTGGGCACTCACAAATCCCACTGGATCCTATGGGAACTGCCTGGGCAACCTCTGAAGTGAAGCGATGGGGCTCGGAGCCTTGGCCTGGCTCTGCCCTCGCTGGGGGCTGGCTTTGTCCTCCCGGAGCCTGGGGACACCGGT
The DNA window shown above is from Lathamus discolor isolate bLatDis1 chromosome 20, bLatDis1.hap1, whole genome shotgun sequence and carries:
- the GNGT2 gene encoding guanine nucleotide-binding protein G(I)/G(S)/G(O) subunit gamma-T2 encodes the protein MAQDMTEKELLKMELDQLKKEVKNERQMISKTGKELKEYIESMAGEDPLLKGVPEDKNPFKEKGGCTIS